A genomic window from Candidatus Pelagisphaera phototrophica includes:
- a CDS encoding glycosyltransferase family 4 protein, with the protein MKITFLTPGTGSYYCGACMRDNALANALIQSGHEAELLPMYLPLMLDEEPEGLDSDSPVFFGGINIYLQQKFSIFRHSPEWMDRLLNKPGLLQSVAKRSHMTSARDHGEMTFEMLRLDGADFEKELRKLYSWINDHGRPDVLCLSTALQSGLAREIKKQWDIPVVCCFQGEDSFLDSLPDEFRERCWTLMAERCRDADLLLGPSNFYGRLMEKRLGLDEGVIKTQYNGINLEGFRGRKSLNVPAIGYLARMCEVKGLTFLVDAFIHLRIQLGNENCRLEIAGAMTQGDVPLVDSLKKKLSDSGLTDAVGWRPNISREEKQDFLSGLSVFTVPVQYEEAFGLYVIEAMAASVPVVQPNRSAFPELIESSGGGVCVDMDSPEKLAAAWHDLLETPERLLEIGDRGRFGVEQHYSTEAMKNSFINAVESLVQSISKNE; encoded by the coding sequence ATGAAGATCACTTTTTTAACGCCAGGGACAGGAAGCTACTATTGTGGAGCGTGTATGCGTGACAATGCTCTTGCGAATGCGTTAATTCAATCGGGGCATGAGGCGGAACTGCTACCTATGTATCTGCCTTTGATGCTAGACGAAGAACCTGAAGGGCTCGACTCGGATTCACCGGTATTTTTCGGAGGCATCAATATTTACCTGCAGCAGAAGTTTTCGATCTTTCGGCATTCCCCGGAGTGGATGGATCGACTGCTAAACAAACCCGGGCTTTTGCAATCTGTGGCGAAGCGGAGTCATATGACTTCCGCACGTGATCATGGCGAAATGACCTTCGAAATGCTGCGACTGGATGGTGCGGACTTCGAAAAGGAACTTCGCAAATTGTATTCATGGATCAATGATCATGGCCGGCCGGATGTACTTTGTTTGTCGACGGCGCTGCAGTCCGGATTAGCAAGGGAAATAAAGAAGCAGTGGGACATACCAGTGGTTTGCTGTTTCCAGGGTGAGGATTCCTTTTTAGATTCGCTTCCAGACGAGTTCCGTGAACGGTGCTGGACGTTAATGGCAGAGCGCTGTCGAGACGCCGACCTACTGTTGGGACCGAGCAATTTTTATGGTCGTCTGATGGAAAAACGACTGGGCTTGGATGAAGGGGTGATAAAAACCCAGTACAATGGGATAAACCTCGAAGGCTTTCGAGGCAGAAAGTCGTTAAATGTTCCCGCGATCGGATACTTGGCTCGGATGTGTGAAGTCAAGGGACTCACGTTCTTAGTGGACGCGTTCATTCATCTACGTATTCAGCTGGGTAATGAAAATTGCCGACTTGAAATAGCTGGAGCAATGACGCAAGGGGATGTTCCTCTTGTAGATTCTCTGAAGAAGAAGCTGTCTGATTCGGGCCTAACCGATGCCGTTGGGTGGCGACCCAATATTTCACGCGAAGAAAAACAGGATTTTCTGAGTGGGCTCTCTGTCTTTACGGTCCCAGTTCAATACGAGGAAGCTTTTGGGTTGTATGTGATCGAGGCGATGGCCGCTTCGGTGCCTGTGGTTCAGCCGAATCGCTCGGCGTTTCCCGAATTGATCGAGTCAAGCGGAGGGGGCGTATGCGTCGATATGGATAGCCCTGAAAAACTTGCTGCTGCCTGGCACGACTTATTGGAGACACCGGAAAGACTGTTGGAAATTGGGGACCGGGGTCGATTTGGGGTGGAACAGCATTATTCTACGGAGGCAATGAAGAACTCGTTTATCAATGCCGTGGAATCATTGGTACAATCAATATCTAAAAATGAGTAG
- a CDS encoding coproporphyrinogen-III oxidase family protein has product MSSIAKAVEPKKAPTEAGNYFISNYPPFSFWSPDNLKEVEAAFEQPFDDGASLGIYHHIPFCRKRCHFCYFRVYTDKNASEIKDYLDKTITELEYFAKKPRIAGRKPRFVYFGGGTPSYLSGPQLTELTDRMKAILPWDEAEEVAFEGEPGTLNPRKVKAIKDIGVTRLSLGIENFDGRILEINGRAHKAPEVYKAYEAAKSEGFDQINIDLIAGMLEETEANWQRNIEETLKLRPDSVTIYQMEIPYNTTIYKEMKESGSLTAPVADWQVKRRWVKEAFEALESAGYSISSGYTAVLNPDKTKFIYRDELWTGADLLGLGVASISHIAGVHYQNVNEITQYAEAIEKGELPVHRALKTNVEERMIREFLLQMKLGHVSIDYFRTKFEVDLSERYNNELKELAEEGLLEYDSENIRLHRRGLLCVDNLLFKFFLPKHVTSRLV; this is encoded by the coding sequence ATGAGTTCTATTGCAAAGGCTGTTGAGCCTAAGAAAGCACCCACGGAAGCGGGCAACTATTTTATTTCTAATTACCCTCCCTTTTCCTTCTGGTCGCCAGATAATTTAAAGGAAGTGGAGGCGGCCTTCGAGCAGCCGTTTGATGATGGGGCGTCCTTGGGGATATACCATCACATTCCTTTTTGCCGCAAGCGTTGTCACTTCTGCTATTTCCGGGTCTACACGGATAAGAATGCCTCGGAGATAAAGGACTATTTGGACAAAACGATAACCGAACTTGAGTATTTTGCCAAGAAGCCGCGCATAGCGGGGCGAAAGCCACGGTTTGTCTATTTTGGGGGGGGTACACCGTCTTATCTTTCGGGGCCGCAGCTTACGGAATTGACCGATAGGATGAAGGCGATCCTGCCATGGGACGAGGCAGAAGAGGTTGCGTTTGAAGGGGAGCCGGGAACACTCAATCCGCGGAAAGTCAAAGCGATCAAGGATATCGGGGTTACGCGACTGAGTTTGGGAATCGAAAATTTTGATGGCCGCATTCTGGAAATCAACGGGCGAGCCCACAAGGCTCCCGAGGTTTACAAGGCTTACGAGGCGGCCAAAAGTGAGGGCTTTGATCAGATCAACATCGATCTGATCGCCGGGATGCTCGAGGAGACGGAAGCGAATTGGCAGCGCAATATCGAAGAGACGCTGAAGCTTCGGCCCGATAGCGTGACCATCTACCAGATGGAGATTCCGTACAACACGACGATTTACAAAGAGATGAAGGAAAGCGGATCGTTGACCGCTCCGGTTGCTGACTGGCAAGTGAAACGTCGTTGGGTCAAAGAGGCCTTCGAGGCTCTGGAGAGCGCGGGGTACTCGATTAGCAGTGGATACACCGCTGTCCTCAATCCGGATAAGACAAAGTTCATCTACCGTGACGAGCTTTGGACGGGAGCGGACTTGCTCGGTCTAGGGGTCGCATCCATTTCTCACATCGCGGGTGTGCATTACCAAAACGTAAACGAAATCACTCAGTACGCGGAAGCGATCGAGAAAGGGGAACTTCCAGTGCATCGGGCATTGAAGACGAATGTGGAGGAACGAATGATTCGGGAGTTCTTGCTCCAGATGAAATTAGGTCACGTTTCGATCGACTACTTTAGAACGAAGTTTGAGGTTGATTTGTCAGAGCGGTATAATAACGAGCTCAAGGAGCTCGCAGAAGAGGGACTCCTTGAATATGACAGTGAAAACATTCGCTTGCATCGCCGTGGCCTGCTTTGCGTCGACAACCTGCTTTTCAAGTTCTTCCTTCCTAAGCATGTGACCTCGCGTCTTGTATAA
- a CDS encoding sodium:solute symporter family protein, with translation MTQTLIVVVYLILLLVLGYISSRLFRGNSNDYFVASRSIGPLVLFMSIFGTTMTAFAMVGSTGESYRVGIATYGKVASSSALIHSACFFLVGLPLWALGKRNGFHTQIEFFRARFESSKLGYLLFPILVGLIIPYLLVGLMGAGSVMHGVTRGAFPEIFTSTGGAVPPWLTMLVISCVVLYYIFAGGVRSAAWANTFQTCVFIVMGFIAFVTISSKLGGMQAASAMADPGKAVRAGNLTEMQFLSYCFIPLSVGMFPHLFQNCLTAKSAKSFRLTLVAHPIAIMITWIPCILIGLWATGAVMPDGVTPVIPEGTSPNAVLGMMVGKLATPIIGGLVTAGIMAAIMSSLDSQFVAVGTMFTKDIVVHFFGIDRFSEKQKVLLARGFICTIVFVTYLFTLAEPRSVFSLGIWCFSGFAGLFPLVFAAIYWRKATKAGAYAAVIGSALSWFILFRESDYGANGSYLVGGVMPVAVIFVACAICMVVVSLFTQAPSQDTLDKFFKKKV, from the coding sequence ATGACCCAGACATTAATCGTAGTTGTCTATCTCATACTTCTTCTAGTTCTTGGCTATATTAGTAGCCGGCTTTTCAGAGGAAATTCAAACGACTATTTTGTGGCGAGTCGCTCGATTGGCCCTCTCGTCCTCTTTATGTCGATTTTTGGCACAACGATGACCGCCTTCGCTATGGTGGGTAGCACCGGAGAGTCCTACCGGGTAGGAATTGCGACGTATGGGAAAGTAGCCTCTTCCTCTGCCCTCATTCATTCCGCCTGCTTTTTTCTCGTCGGATTGCCACTTTGGGCTCTGGGAAAACGCAATGGTTTTCATACTCAGATTGAGTTCTTTCGGGCCCGATTTGAAAGCAGCAAGCTAGGATACCTCTTGTTTCCAATACTTGTCGGACTCATTATTCCTTATCTGCTGGTCGGTTTGATGGGTGCAGGAAGCGTTATGCACGGTGTGACGCGAGGAGCGTTCCCCGAGATTTTTACGAGCACCGGAGGGGCGGTCCCGCCGTGGTTGACGATGCTCGTCATTTCCTGCGTGGTTCTCTACTACATTTTTGCCGGTGGTGTAAGAAGTGCCGCTTGGGCGAATACCTTTCAAACCTGTGTATTCATCGTCATGGGATTCATAGCGTTTGTCACCATTTCCTCAAAGCTGGGAGGGATGCAGGCGGCGTCAGCGATGGCGGATCCGGGCAAGGCGGTTCGTGCAGGAAACCTGACTGAGATGCAGTTTCTTTCCTATTGTTTCATTCCGCTATCGGTGGGAATGTTTCCTCACTTATTTCAAAACTGCCTGACCGCGAAGTCTGCGAAATCCTTCCGACTGACTCTAGTCGCGCATCCCATCGCAATTATGATAACGTGGATACCTTGTATCCTAATCGGGCTTTGGGCAACGGGTGCCGTAATGCCAGACGGAGTGACACCAGTCATCCCTGAGGGAACTAGCCCAAATGCAGTACTCGGAATGATGGTCGGGAAATTAGCGACTCCGATTATAGGCGGACTTGTAACCGCTGGTATCATGGCCGCCATAATGTCTTCTTTAGATTCTCAGTTCGTGGCGGTTGGGACCATGTTTACCAAGGATATTGTAGTCCACTTTTTCGGAATCGACCGATTTTCTGAAAAACAAAAGGTGCTGCTGGCCCGAGGATTCATATGCACCATCGTTTTCGTAACGTACCTGTTTACGTTGGCAGAACCGAGATCGGTGTTCTCTCTTGGAATATGGTGCTTTAGCGGTTTCGCAGGTTTGTTTCCGCTTGTTTTCGCAGCAATCTACTGGAGAAAGGCGACCAAGGCGGGAGCCTATGCGGCTGTTATTGGAAGCGCTCTATCATGGTTTATTCTCTTCAGAGAGTCTGACTATGGGGCCAATGGTTCGTACCTAGTGGGTGGAGTGATGCCAGTTGCCGTGATTTTCGTTGCTTGCGCGATCTGCATGGTGGTGGTTTCCCTTTTCACGCAAGCCCCGTCCCAAGATACGTTGGACAAGTTCTTTAAAAAGAAGGTCTAG
- a CDS encoding acyl-CoA thioesterase, translated as MSRLEPQPYCFEYERIVEFAETDMAGIVHFSNFYRYMEVTEHAFFRSLGHGVHERIGDVSVGWPRVQASCDFFKPIRFEDRIKIRLTIQEIRRRSLRCLYYFFKETEPDDVLIASGRVVTASVRLDRDTGEIVSIEIPPELQEKLKAAQESQHL; from the coding sequence ATGAGTAGACTAGAGCCACAGCCATATTGTTTTGAATACGAGCGGATAGTGGAATTCGCAGAGACCGATATGGCGGGAATCGTCCATTTCTCGAATTTTTACCGGTATATGGAAGTGACTGAACACGCGTTTTTCCGTTCGTTGGGTCATGGAGTGCACGAAAGAATAGGCGATGTCTCAGTAGGTTGGCCGCGGGTTCAAGCGTCCTGCGATTTTTTCAAGCCGATCCGCTTCGAAGACCGAATAAAGATTCGGCTCACGATCCAGGAAATTCGTCGGAGATCGTTGCGCTGCCTCTACTACTTCTTCAAAGAAACCGAGCCTGATGATGTGCTGATCGCCTCGGGTCGTGTTGTTACCGCCAGTGTCCGGCTTGATCGGGATACTGGAGAGATCGTGTCGATTGAAATTCCGCCTGAGTTGCAGGAGAAACTCAAGGCCGCTCAAGAATCGCAGCATCTGTAG
- a CDS encoding aldehyde dehydrogenase family protein: protein MEEKISHLPVLRFGEVYKSLDTNDLGKVLKSGARLEVSVANAGIIRRDKLLIEKGREALRAIPADTLLSYAEKAADIYLDGELPFGIDGETQGVADYVNALSELTGLPHSLCRSNMFKVAAALQNIRAVLAGLTRGLPPELFDNGCARLGDIDINFYPMADSLGVTLPSNSPGVNSLWLPALVMKTPVFLKPGREDPLTPYRIVQAMIQAGFPKEAFGFYPTTHEGGDAMLFSCGRGIVFGSDVTVKKYSKYSNIQVHGTGRSKVLIGEDMANEWEKHLDVMVESVSANGGRSCINASSVMVPSHFEEISNAMAKKLAGVKPKSRDDKDALLCGFANADFAKAMDEAIDDALKTPGAMDLTAKYRKGPRLVEKHGQTFLCPTLIACSDPDHPLANTEYMFPFVSVVERPQSQMLDAIGSTLVVSAVTEDEDWMRDLMASPDIDRLNLGSVPTNWVQWEQPHEGNLFEFLYRRRAIQSKALKIA from the coding sequence ATGGAAGAGAAAATATCACATTTACCGGTTCTTAGGTTTGGCGAAGTCTACAAGAGCTTAGACACAAATGATCTGGGCAAGGTTTTGAAGTCCGGTGCCCGACTTGAAGTCAGCGTAGCAAACGCCGGGATCATACGCCGCGACAAGCTTTTGATTGAAAAAGGTCGGGAAGCCTTAAGGGCCATTCCAGCTGATACGTTACTGAGCTATGCTGAAAAGGCGGCTGACATCTACTTGGATGGAGAGCTTCCCTTTGGAATAGATGGTGAGACTCAGGGGGTTGCCGACTATGTAAACGCGCTCTCGGAATTAACTGGATTACCTCACTCGCTTTGCCGATCGAACATGTTTAAGGTGGCCGCCGCCCTGCAAAATATCCGAGCGGTATTGGCGGGCTTGACTCGTGGCTTGCCCCCCGAACTTTTTGACAATGGATGTGCTCGACTTGGTGATATTGATATTAACTTCTATCCAATGGCGGATAGCCTTGGAGTTACATTGCCGAGCAATTCTCCGGGCGTGAATTCGTTGTGGCTGCCGGCTCTTGTGATGAAAACGCCTGTATTTTTAAAGCCAGGACGTGAAGATCCCTTGACTCCTTACAGGATTGTCCAAGCCATGATTCAAGCAGGGTTTCCCAAAGAGGCCTTCGGATTTTATCCCACGACCCACGAAGGAGGGGATGCCATGCTTTTTTCTTGTGGGCGAGGCATCGTTTTTGGAAGCGACGTAACGGTTAAAAAGTATTCCAAGTACAGCAACATACAGGTCCACGGAACTGGAAGAAGCAAGGTTCTTATAGGCGAAGATATGGCGAACGAATGGGAAAAGCACCTAGATGTAATGGTTGAGTCTGTATCCGCAAACGGAGGACGTAGCTGCATCAATGCTTCCTCGGTTATGGTTCCCTCCCATTTTGAAGAGATTTCCAATGCGATGGCGAAAAAGCTTGCTGGAGTTAAGCCAAAGTCGAGAGACGATAAAGATGCTTTGCTTTGCGGATTTGCGAACGCAGATTTTGCCAAAGCAATGGATGAGGCTATTGACGATGCCTTAAAGACGCCTGGAGCTATGGACCTGACTGCTAAATACCGCAAAGGACCTCGATTGGTCGAAAAGCATGGGCAAACTTTCCTCTGCCCAACCCTGATTGCATGCTCTGATCCCGATCACCCTCTTGCGAATACGGAATACATGTTCCCATTTGTCAGCGTTGTAGAGCGTCCTCAGTCGCAGATGCTTGATGCGATCGGTTCAACGTTGGTCGTGTCTGCGGTGACGGAAGATGAGGATTGGATGAGAGATCTTATGGCGAGCCCTGACATTGATCGACTGAATTTGGGATCTGTGCCGACTAACTGGGTACAATGGGAACAGCCGCATGAAGGAAACTTGTTTGAATTCTTGTATCGCCGCCGGGCCATCCAATCGAAAGCTCTAAAGATTGCTTAA
- a CDS encoding NAD(P)/FAD-dependent oxidoreductase codes for MKEYDAIVIGGGPAGSTVGALLAEKGRNVVILEKSKFPRYHVGESLMPFCYFTFDRLGIVEKLNERAYTKKNSVQFVTSDGKMSAPFYFFQHLDHPAATTWQVKRSEFDELMLDNARSKGAEVREETQVVDFIYEEEKVVGVIAEDKRGSRFELRASMTVDASGRDGLFQSKKRWRKRDPKLNKIAIWTLYKGAKRDPGLDEGATTVAYLEDRGWFWNIPMQDDIVSSGIVAERDYLYQDTRDPKAIFEREIENNVWIKDHLSCGEQFGEYWVTGEYSYRSEHCAGDGIVLTGDAFAFLDPVFSSGVFLALKSGEMAADAIDAALEAGDTSASRFNDYGEQLCSAIETMRSLVYAFYDNDFSFGKLIRNHAELRGTLTDCLIGDLVGKDFGPLMAAIGEITELPEPLSHGGPSVRASA; via the coding sequence ATGAAAGAATACGATGCGATAGTGATTGGCGGAGGACCTGCAGGTTCGACCGTTGGGGCGTTGTTAGCGGAAAAGGGGAGGAACGTCGTCATCTTGGAAAAATCGAAGTTTCCTCGTTATCACGTGGGCGAGTCGCTCATGCCCTTTTGCTATTTTACTTTCGATCGTTTAGGGATCGTCGAGAAGTTAAACGAGCGGGCTTACACCAAAAAAAACAGCGTGCAGTTTGTTACGAGCGACGGCAAGATGTCCGCTCCTTTTTACTTTTTCCAGCACTTAGATCATCCGGCGGCGACTACTTGGCAGGTGAAGCGGTCAGAGTTTGACGAGCTGATGCTCGATAACGCCCGGAGCAAGGGTGCTGAAGTCCGTGAGGAAACCCAGGTAGTCGACTTTATTTACGAGGAAGAAAAAGTAGTCGGCGTGATTGCTGAGGACAAGAGGGGAAGTCGGTTTGAGCTCCGAGCTTCCATGACAGTAGACGCTTCGGGTCGCGACGGTCTGTTCCAGTCGAAGAAACGCTGGAGAAAACGAGATCCCAAGCTGAACAAAATCGCGATCTGGACCCTCTACAAGGGAGCGAAGCGAGATCCCGGCCTAGACGAAGGAGCCACGACCGTGGCTTACTTAGAGGACCGCGGATGGTTTTGGAACATTCCCATGCAGGACGATATTGTGAGTTCCGGAATCGTAGCGGAACGGGATTACCTCTATCAGGATACACGCGATCCGAAAGCCATATTCGAGCGGGAAATTGAGAATAACGTTTGGATTAAGGACCACCTTTCATGCGGTGAACAGTTTGGCGAATATTGGGTAACGGGAGAGTATTCTTACCGGTCCGAGCATTGTGCAGGTGACGGAATCGTGTTGACCGGAGATGCTTTTGCCTTCCTTGACCCCGTCTTTTCGTCGGGAGTCTTCCTCGCGTTGAAGAGCGGTGAAATGGCAGCGGACGCGATTGACGCGGCTCTCGAAGCAGGAGACACGTCCGCATCGCGTTTCAACGATTACGGTGAACAACTGTGCAGTGCGATCGAAACGATGCGAAGCTTAGTTTATGCCTTCTATGACAACGATTTTAGTTTTGGTAAGCTGATTCGCAACCATGCGGAGTTGAGAGGTACTTTGACGGATTGCTTGATCGGCGATTTGGTAGGCAAAGATTTCGGTCCATTGATGGCAGCGATCGGCGAAATAACGGAACTTCCTGAGCCTCTATCTCACGGCGGCCCATCGGTAAGGGCTAGTGCTTAA
- a CDS encoding phenylacetate--CoA ligase family protein — protein MGLAEQQLASLNTAIAIAVKGNAFYQSKIAECGGSKGFDSLDAFSEKMPFTTKRELAEDYGANPPYGSNLSYDLKDYTRLHQTSGTTGRPMAWLDTPESWSWIIDSWTYIWRACGAKAGETAIFPFSFGPFIGFWAAFEAASKVDLRCIPLGGQQSFERLQMIFRYKPQWVCCTPTYALHLMNVAEKENVDLTKCSVRSIIVGGEPGGSVAEVRSRIEEGWGGARVFDHHGMTEVGPVTYSDRENPKLLRIIHEAYYAEVVEPETGRSIDFGNIGELVLTTLGRNGSPLFRYRTGDLVKPVRIEGEDPRAFALEGGIIGRADDMVVVRGINLYPSAVDAVIRSFEGFGEYQVSISKQDSMVQASIQVENISDVEDELMRMKLQKRLREVFALRIPVDVVKLGTLPQFEMKAKRWSVSD, from the coding sequence ATGGGTCTAGCTGAACAGCAGCTAGCCTCATTGAACACGGCGATAGCCATCGCGGTGAAGGGCAATGCTTTCTATCAGTCTAAGATCGCTGAGTGCGGAGGATCGAAGGGCTTTGATAGTTTGGATGCCTTTTCTGAAAAAATGCCCTTTACCACTAAGCGGGAGCTTGCTGAGGATTATGGGGCGAATCCACCCTATGGATCGAACTTGTCGTATGACTTAAAAGATTACACAAGACTGCACCAGACGAGCGGAACAACGGGTCGCCCTATGGCTTGGCTGGATACGCCCGAAAGTTGGAGTTGGATCATCGACAGCTGGACTTACATTTGGCGGGCTTGTGGCGCAAAAGCGGGCGAGACGGCAATCTTTCCTTTTTCGTTTGGTCCGTTTATTGGATTTTGGGCCGCATTTGAGGCGGCGTCAAAAGTGGATCTTCGTTGTATCCCGCTTGGCGGACAGCAAAGCTTTGAGCGGCTTCAGATGATTTTCCGGTACAAGCCACAATGGGTTTGCTGTACACCAACCTATGCCCTCCATTTGATGAATGTGGCAGAAAAGGAAAACGTTGATCTAACGAAATGCTCGGTAAGAAGCATCATCGTAGGAGGCGAACCGGGGGGGAGTGTAGCGGAAGTTAGAAGTAGAATTGAGGAAGGGTGGGGAGGGGCCCGAGTATTCGATCATCATGGAATGACTGAAGTAGGACCGGTCACTTACTCCGACAGAGAGAATCCGAAGCTTCTGAGGATAATTCACGAGGCCTATTATGCAGAAGTGGTTGAACCTGAAACGGGTCGATCCATTGACTTTGGAAATATAGGAGAACTGGTGCTCACGACTTTGGGCCGGAATGGAAGTCCGTTGTTCCGATATCGGACCGGAGATCTCGTAAAACCGGTTCGGATTGAAGGGGAAGACCCTCGAGCATTTGCGCTTGAAGGGGGAATTATCGGTCGTGCCGACGACATGGTCGTGGTTCGTGGAATCAATCTCTACCCTAGCGCAGTGGACGCGGTTATTCGTTCGTTTGAGGGGTTTGGGGAGTACCAGGTGAGTATTAGCAAGCAGGATTCTATGGTTCAGGCTAGCATTCAGGTGGAAAATATTTCGGATGTCGAAGACGAACTCATGAGGATGAAGCTACAGAAGCGGTTGAGGGAAGTATTTGCTTTGAGAATACCCGTAGATGTTGTGAAGTTGGGAACGCTTCCTCAGTTTGAAATGAAGGCGAAGCGTTGGAGCGTGTCCGATTAA
- a CDS encoding iron-containing alcohol dehydrogenase, with protein sequence MDFVTRPSPRIAFGPGMLEKLPEFIKEIGGSKTLIVTDEGILQAGHADRTLSILEKANCEALIFDGAEENPTNHCISNCRDFARDARVDFLIGLGGGSSMDTAKGCNFLLTNGGEMKDYHGYGKATRPMLPFIAVPTTSGTGSECQSYALVSDDETHVKMACGDAKALAQVALLDPELTASQPKLVASLTGLDALAHAVETAVCLPRNPISNIHSLEAFRLLACSIHSVTNGTARLEDRSNMLLGAALAGLAIENSMLGAAHACANPLTAFFDVTHGHAVSLMLPHVIRFNRLDPEVDEIYRSYESFIPSSGSEKLDIADWLDTLKDTAGLKSLSEMGIGVADVKRLAGGALHQWTGRFNPCPVGLSDFEAIYSNAISDVVRCV encoded by the coding sequence GTGGATTTTGTGACGAGACCCAGTCCGAGGATCGCATTCGGTCCCGGAATGCTTGAGAAACTTCCGGAATTTATTAAGGAAATCGGGGGCTCGAAGACATTAATTGTTACCGATGAGGGAATCCTGCAAGCCGGGCACGCCGATAGGACGCTGTCAATATTGGAGAAAGCGAATTGTGAGGCATTGATTTTTGATGGGGCTGAAGAGAACCCAACCAATCATTGCATCTCGAACTGTAGAGACTTTGCGCGTGATGCGAGAGTTGACTTCCTGATCGGTCTCGGGGGCGGTAGCAGCATGGATACGGCGAAGGGCTGCAATTTCCTCCTGACTAACGGGGGTGAGATGAAGGACTATCATGGTTATGGGAAAGCGACCCGTCCCATGTTGCCTTTTATTGCGGTCCCAACCACTTCAGGTACTGGAAGCGAATGCCAGTCTTACGCTCTCGTTAGCGATGACGAGACGCATGTAAAGATGGCCTGTGGGGATGCGAAAGCCTTGGCGCAAGTCGCACTTCTAGATCCAGAACTAACAGCTTCCCAGCCTAAACTCGTCGCGAGCCTAACCGGTTTGGATGCACTTGCCCACGCTGTGGAAACGGCGGTATGCCTTCCACGAAATCCGATTTCCAACATTCATTCTTTGGAGGCCTTTCGACTGCTCGCCTGTTCGATACACTCAGTCACCAATGGGACAGCCCGTCTGGAAGATAGAAGCAATATGCTGCTGGGGGCGGCCTTGGCAGGGCTGGCGATCGAGAACAGTATGCTTGGAGCGGCTCATGCCTGCGCCAACCCGCTAACAGCATTCTTTGACGTGACTCATGGTCATGCGGTATCGCTCATGCTGCCCCATGTCATTCGATTTAATCGTTTGGATCCTGAAGTAGATGAAATCTATCGATCCTATGAGTCGTTTATCCCCTCGAGTGGCTCGGAGAAACTGGACATAGCGGACTGGTTAGATACGTTAAAGGATACTGCAGGTTTGAAGAGTCTCTCAGAAATGGGAATAGGCGTGGCGGATGTTAAACGGCTGGCCGGAGGAGCGTTGCATCAATGGACAGGTCGCTTTAATCCTTGTCCTGTGGGTCTATCAGATTTCGAAGCTATTTATTCGAATGCGATCAGTGACGTGGTTAGGTGTGTGTGA
- a CDS encoding PQQ-binding-like beta-propeller repeat protein: MSGSIPDQVITSPRIAWSFDAAAPISGDAGVFGSEVYFGNDDGVFFAVDLETGEESWRFETGDVVESEPTIASELVFFGANDGQFYALDRLTGAERWRRQFDDKVAAGANMTQSPIDGEPWVLIAGNDGVLRCLRASDGTDIWSYQTDNIINGSPAMLDEKRIIFGGCDAFLHIVNLENGESIEQYETNAYIPCSVAVYDGIGYSGNYANEVLAFDPGDRGQLWTYSDRQFPFFSSPAVNETHVFIGSRDKRLHAIDRKTGVAAWTYQTSGRVDSSPLAFSDAVVVGSTDGWLYAVRQADGTELWKIELGASLIGSPVFANGRLIIGSQGGTLFSLESGETEI; the protein is encoded by the coding sequence ATGAGCGGCTCAATTCCCGACCAAGTGATCACTTCTCCCCGTATTGCTTGGAGTTTTGATGCCGCGGCACCCATTTCTGGAGATGCGGGAGTCTTTGGATCAGAGGTGTACTTTGGGAACGATGACGGGGTTTTTTTCGCGGTCGACTTAGAGACGGGAGAAGAGTCCTGGCGATTTGAAACAGGGGATGTAGTTGAGTCCGAACCTACGATTGCTTCCGAGCTCGTTTTCTTCGGTGCCAATGATGGTCAGTTTTACGCGTTGGATCGACTGACCGGAGCAGAGCGATGGCGACGCCAATTCGATGACAAAGTAGCGGCAGGAGCTAATATGACCCAGAGTCCAATCGATGGAGAACCTTGGGTACTAATTGCGGGTAATGATGGAGTCCTACGTTGTTTAAGGGCATCAGATGGCACCGATATTTGGTCCTACCAAACAGATAATATCATAAACGGCTCTCCGGCGATGCTCGACGAAAAGCGAATCATCTTTGGAGGCTGCGATGCTTTCCTACATATTGTAAATCTGGAAAACGGAGAGTCAATCGAGCAGTACGAAACGAACGCGTACATCCCATGCTCGGTAGCGGTGTACGATGGAATTGGATACAGTGGTAATTATGCGAATGAGGTGCTGGCATTTGATCCAGGTGATCGGGGGCAACTATGGACATATTCGGATCGCCAATTTCCGTTTTTCAGCTCGCCCGCGGTGAACGAAACTCACGTTTTCATTGGATCTCGGGATAAGCGGCTTCACGCGATCGACCGGAAGACGGGAGTCGCCGCTTGGACCTACCAGACCTCAGGTAGGGTGGACAGCTCGCCTCTAGCTTTCAGCGATGCCGTTGTGGTGGGTTCCACGGACGGCTGGCTTTATGCCGTCAGGCAAGCGGATGGGACCGAACTTTGGAAAATAGAATTAGGGGCGTCATTGATCGGCTCTCCAGTTTTTGCTAACGGAAGGCTGATTATTGGAAGTCAGGGTGGTACCCTTTTCTCATTGGAATCGGGCGAAACTGAAATATAG